In one window of Pseudoalteromonas sp. GCY DNA:
- a CDS encoding DUF2214 family protein has protein sequence MEEIVVRYIHFLGIIFLASTLAIENVLLSKSMSSQSIKRLAVIDGLYGVSALVTLGAGLTLWFAVGKPSEFYTKNPIFHAKVGLFLLVALLSIIPTVFLLKHRNTTEANLSVPQRIIVIKRLEMLLLLVLPLLAALMARGYGLPSS, from the coding sequence ATGGAAGAGATAGTCGTTAGATATATTCACTTTCTCGGTATTATATTTTTGGCATCGACGCTCGCGATTGAAAACGTGCTACTCTCCAAATCAATGAGTAGTCAGAGCATTAAGCGGTTAGCAGTAATAGATGGCTTGTATGGTGTCAGTGCGCTTGTAACCCTTGGCGCAGGATTAACGCTATGGTTTGCAGTTGGCAAGCCCAGTGAGTTCTACACTAAAAACCCGATTTTCCATGCCAAAGTGGGACTATTTTTGTTAGTTGCTTTGCTATCTATCATCCCGACTGTGTTTTTATTGAAGCACCGTAATACAACAGAAGCTAATTTGTCTGTGCCCCAGCGCATCATCGTCATTAAAAGGCTAGAAATGCTGTTACTTTTAGTTTTACCGCTACTTGCTGCACTTATGGCAAGAGGCTATGGGTTGCCCTCATCGTGA
- a CDS encoding heme ABC transporter ATP-binding protein, translating into MLEANNASVQVGQKLLLKDIDFSINLGEFAVVLGPNGAGKSTLLKALCGDISLTQGDVIYHQQRVQDLSALALSHIRAVLTQQYDCEFPFSVQEIVDMSHYVHQRECTPDSLREYSQQAMQTLSVEHLAKRCFTQLSGGEKQRVQFARVLCQLLPTLHANKPCYLMIDEPTASLDLYHQYQVMKLAQQIAKQGAGVVAVVHDLALAASFADKVYLLQQGELVATGSPEEVLSNAQLMSTYGIDAEITLSDMFLPTLGVAKAFGLAAEK; encoded by the coding sequence ATGCTAGAAGCGAATAACGCCAGTGTCCAAGTGGGACAAAAGTTGCTGCTCAAAGACATTGATTTTTCAATCAACCTGGGGGAATTTGCCGTTGTTCTTGGCCCCAACGGTGCAGGCAAGTCTACCCTACTCAAAGCGCTGTGCGGCGATATCTCGCTAACACAGGGCGATGTCATCTATCATCAACAACGGGTGCAAGACTTAAGTGCCTTGGCACTCTCTCATATCCGCGCCGTACTCACGCAGCAATATGATTGTGAGTTCCCATTTAGCGTGCAAGAGATAGTGGATATGTCGCATTATGTACATCAACGTGAGTGTACACCAGACTCGCTTCGCGAATATTCACAGCAAGCGATGCAAACTTTATCAGTCGAGCATTTAGCAAAGCGCTGCTTTACTCAGCTATCAGGGGGAGAAAAGCAAAGGGTTCAGTTTGCGCGGGTACTTTGCCAGCTGCTACCCACTTTACATGCGAACAAACCCTGCTACCTTATGATTGACGAGCCTACCGCAAGCCTAGATTTATATCATCAGTATCAAGTCATGAAGCTAGCTCAGCAAATAGCTAAGCAGGGGGCGGGCGTAGTCGCAGTGGTACATGACTTAGCCCTCGCTGCAAGCTTTGCCGATAAGGTATATCTGCTACAACAGGGCGAATTAGTTGCCACCGGTTCCCCAGAGGAAGTACTCAGTAACGCTCAATTAATGAGTACCTATGGAATTGATGCAGAGATCACACTTTCAGATATGTTTTTACCAACCCTTGGTGTTGCAAAGGCATTTGGACTTGCGGCAGAAAAATAA
- a CDS encoding VOC family protein codes for MKQNIVNIALVVKDYDEAIDFYVNKLGFELIEDTYQPEQDKRWVVVAPPNSHGTALLLARASTPEQQKFIGDQAGGRVFLFLNTDDFWRDYERMKSIDIQFIREPQEQDYGTVAVFEDLYGNRWDLLQLNPHHPMAKR; via the coding sequence GTGAAACAAAATATTGTCAATATTGCGCTCGTCGTCAAAGACTACGATGAAGCCATCGACTTCTATGTCAATAAACTAGGTTTTGAATTAATAGAAGACACCTATCAACCCGAGCAAGATAAACGCTGGGTGGTGGTGGCACCGCCTAATTCTCATGGTACTGCGTTACTACTTGCCAGAGCTTCTACGCCAGAGCAGCAGAAGTTTATTGGTGATCAAGCTGGTGGGCGGGTATTTTTATTTTTAAATACCGATGATTTCTGGCGTGATTATGAGCGCATGAAGTCTATTGATATTCAGTTTATTCGCGAGCCACAAGAGCAAGATTATGGCACGGTTGCTGTATTTGAAGATCTCTATGGCAACCGTTGGGACTTATTGCAGCTAAACCCTCATCACCCCATGGCAAAGAGATGA
- a CDS encoding FecCD family ABC transporter permease, whose product MLALEQSLIPAEVARKWMLLGLIIGCIVVSFIGLTSGGVSISYSRLMDILFAGQSSNLEHAVIWQIRLPRLVLAIVVGAGLGACGAAMQAIFRNPLADPGLIGISSGAALGAISTIVLGSTLLSGFADYYGIYAVPIGAFLGCLGVCSLIYRLSSQGNRFTIVSLLLAGIAVNAIVGAVIGILTLISSDQQLRDLTFWSMGSLAGNSFTTIIPSLCLMLACCFGFSRLAQPLNLYLLGEQQARHLGVDVVRLKKKVFAYTALCTGAAVALTGIIGFVGFIVPHIVRLLIGPDHRYLLPASMLGGAILLCLADLLARTLILPSELPIGLITSALGGPFFLIMLVKTYRIKEL is encoded by the coding sequence ATGCTAGCACTCGAGCAATCTTTAATTCCCGCAGAAGTTGCCAGAAAATGGATGTTGTTGGGACTGATTATCGGCTGTATCGTGGTGAGCTTTATTGGCCTTACCAGCGGCGGAGTGAGCATTAGCTACAGTCGTCTGATGGATATTCTCTTTGCTGGTCAATCAAGTAACTTAGAACATGCGGTGATCTGGCAAATTAGATTACCTAGATTAGTGCTCGCAATTGTGGTGGGTGCAGGACTCGGTGCATGCGGCGCCGCAATGCAAGCAATCTTTAGAAACCCGCTGGCAGATCCAGGGTTAATTGGGATCTCTAGTGGTGCCGCACTTGGCGCAATTAGTACCATCGTATTAGGCTCTACGTTACTCAGTGGATTTGCTGATTATTATGGAATTTACGCCGTTCCAATCGGTGCTTTTCTGGGCTGTCTTGGTGTGTGTAGTTTAATCTACCGTTTATCCAGCCAAGGCAATCGCTTCACGATTGTCAGTTTGTTGTTAGCGGGTATTGCAGTAAACGCCATTGTTGGTGCGGTCATCGGAATACTGACGTTGATCAGCTCAGATCAACAATTACGTGATCTAACCTTTTGGAGCATGGGATCACTTGCAGGCAATAGTTTCACAACTATCATCCCATCGCTGTGTTTAATGTTGGCATGCTGCTTTGGTTTTAGCCGCTTAGCTCAACCGCTCAACCTCTATTTACTTGGCGAGCAACAAGCTAGACACCTCGGGGTCGATGTCGTGCGCCTAAAAAAGAAAGTGTTTGCTTATACCGCATTGTGCACCGGTGCGGCGGTTGCGCTAACTGGTATTATTGGTTTCGTTGGCTTTATTGTTCCTCACATAGTGCGCTTATTAATCGGCCCAGATCACCGCTATTTGTTACCTGCTTCGATGTTGGGTGGGGCAATTTTACTGTGTCTAGCGGACTTGCTCGCTCGCACACTCATTCTCCCATCAGAATTACCGATAGGCCTTATCACCAGCGCTTTAGGTGGCCCTTTTTTCCTGATCATGCTGGTGAAAACGTATCGTATAAAGGAGCTTTAG
- a CDS encoding heme/hemin ABC transporter substrate-binding protein, whose translation MKAQITTLLTSSLLLLTSLLQPTYADQGAKNIVVSGGSITEIIYALGEENRIVGVDSTSVFPVAASHKPQIGYVRKINVEGILSLNPDLLLGEADTGPDKVLTQLQDTGLPTYIFSDNDNLAGVEEKITTIAELLAVKEKGQALVEYIQADRKALTHVLKQVNNKPKVLFVLSLRSGQPIVAGAGNSADEVINAAGGVNVAAQHFDGWKPLATEAAIAMNPDVIISMGRHGEQKATDLSQVPHFKFSNAVKNNRVILIDGTYLLGMGPRTPQAVVELATLLHPDATLPNGYRFRAAQSASENESL comes from the coding sequence ATGAAAGCTCAAATTACGACACTGCTAACTTCTAGTTTGCTACTACTCACTTCTCTTCTACAACCTACCTATGCGGATCAAGGTGCCAAAAACATTGTGGTTTCTGGAGGCTCTATCACAGAAATTATTTATGCACTTGGCGAGGAAAATCGTATTGTTGGCGTGGACAGTACTAGCGTATTTCCGGTTGCTGCGAGCCATAAACCACAAATCGGTTACGTAAGAAAAATCAACGTTGAAGGGATCCTTTCCCTTAACCCAGATTTATTACTCGGTGAAGCAGATACAGGCCCAGACAAGGTATTAACACAGCTTCAAGACACCGGATTACCCACTTATATTTTCAGCGATAACGATAATCTTGCTGGCGTCGAAGAAAAAATAACAACAATCGCCGAGTTACTGGCAGTTAAAGAAAAAGGCCAAGCGCTAGTCGAATATATTCAAGCCGACAGAAAGGCCTTAACTCATGTCCTAAAACAAGTGAACAACAAACCTAAGGTATTATTTGTTTTGAGCCTGCGTAGTGGCCAACCAATTGTTGCGGGTGCTGGAAATTCTGCAGATGAGGTTATCAACGCAGCTGGCGGCGTTAATGTTGCAGCACAGCATTTTGACGGTTGGAAGCCGCTCGCAACCGAAGCGGCCATCGCCATGAATCCAGATGTGATCATTAGTATGGGCCGCCATGGCGAGCAAAAAGCAACGGATTTAAGCCAAGTTCCCCACTTTAAGTTCTCAAACGCCGTCAAAAACAACCGAGTTATACTTATCGATGGGACGTATTTACTTGGTATGGGCCCACGTACTCCACAAGCCGTAGTTGAGCTCGCAACCTTACTCCACCCAGACGCCACGCTGCCCAACGGTTATCGATTTAGAGCAGCACAGTCTGCATCAGAAAATGAGTCTCTGTAA
- a CDS encoding YoaK family protein, which translates to MISKLPKWVEIGAFILALVAGFVNAIGLLSFEHQSVSHLSGTATMLGTSFLGGNLKETLHLFGVLIAFLLGSALAGFLLHGTTLRLGKHYDTALVIEAILLTVSLVLLMQGSFYGHFFASAACGLQNALATTYSGAVVRTTHVTGIFTDLGLMIGALFRGEPLDTRKAKLFVLIISGFVAGGVLGALLYSKFYFQALWLPITICLLIAGVYRFALRDKG; encoded by the coding sequence ATGATCTCTAAGTTACCAAAATGGGTTGAGATTGGCGCTTTTATATTGGCGCTCGTCGCTGGGTTTGTGAATGCAATTGGCCTACTTAGCTTCGAGCACCAATCTGTTTCTCATTTATCTGGCACTGCGACTATGCTCGGAACCAGTTTTTTGGGTGGTAACCTTAAAGAAACCCTGCACTTATTTGGTGTGTTAATCGCGTTCTTGCTTGGCTCTGCACTTGCGGGGTTTTTGCTGCATGGCACCACGTTAAGGCTTGGCAAACATTACGATACCGCGTTGGTAATCGAAGCTATTTTGCTTACCGTGTCTCTAGTGTTACTGATGCAAGGCTCATTTTATGGTCACTTTTTTGCCTCCGCGGCTTGTGGACTGCAAAACGCATTAGCCACTACTTACAGTGGGGCTGTGGTGAGGACAACCCATGTAACAGGAATATTCACCGACTTAGGACTGATGATTGGGGCACTGTTTAGAGGCGAGCCACTGGATACCAGAAAAGCAAAACTGTTTGTGTTGATCATCTCAGGGTTTGTGGCAGGTGGCGTGTTGGGTGCTTTGCTATACAGCAAGTTTTATTTTCAGGCGCTGTGGTTGCCGATAACCATTTGTTTGCTGATCGCAGGTGTTTACCGTTTTGCGCTTAGGGATAAGGGATAG
- a CDS encoding GNAT family N-acetyltransferase, producing MIREITREDFESFWPTFSEVIQAQETYAFDSNMSMEQAFLLWCETPLKAFAYVENGQVLGTYYLRKNAMGPSSHICNCGYMVSSLARGRGIARLMCEHSQQQALALGFEAMQFNSVVSTNEVAIKLWQKLGFTIVGTIPKAYKHPRLGLVDSYVMYKWLTD from the coding sequence ATGATAAGAGAGATAACTCGGGAAGATTTTGAGTCATTTTGGCCAACATTTTCAGAAGTGATCCAAGCGCAAGAAACGTATGCATTTGACTCAAACATGAGTATGGAGCAGGCATTTTTACTTTGGTGTGAAACGCCGCTCAAAGCTTTTGCATATGTTGAAAATGGGCAAGTACTTGGCACCTATTATTTGCGAAAAAATGCGATGGGTCCTAGTAGCCACATATGTAACTGTGGTTACATGGTGTCGAGTTTGGCTCGTGGTAGAGGAATTGCACGGCTGATGTGTGAACATTCCCAGCAGCAAGCGTTAGCGCTGGGGTTCGAAGCCATGCAATTTAATAGTGTGGTATCGACTAATGAAGTGGCTATTAAACTTTGGCAAAAGCTTGGTTTTACCATTGTGGGCACCATTCCCAAGGCATACAAACATCCTCGTCTGGGTTTGGTAGATAGCTATGTTATGTATAAATGGTTAACTGATTAA
- a CDS encoding MFS transporter, giving the protein MLLTLSLAFIAFLVGADELMLGPILEPIGLELGVKPERVTLFITTYSVALAIVAPLFGALSDKVGRRAIILPAIVVFGGASIATGLVTSFELGLVARVITGIASAGMLPIAFAIAASSGGDALKRIGWVQAGLTLGMISSPAFGAFLTHLMSWRAAFIALGIATWVVALLLTVNRRAIPNDKAVEGTKISVKLWQIPGVVGALLTMCIGLGGGIGLFNLIGQHLRDTQALSVWFIGVLYALLGLVSVAGNLMMPKLATHFESGRQVMRASLVVCLIASSGLYWYQGISLIPLYFLMTLWALAGGIGAPALQAYISELSPAHRGVLISLAMSMMHIGVAIWSAVAGFAYSLGVAAMALLAIILFSLAILCLRPVKGASI; this is encoded by the coding sequence ATGTTATTGACTTTATCACTCGCCTTTATTGCGTTTTTAGTCGGCGCCGATGAGCTGATGCTTGGGCCTATTCTTGAGCCTATTGGACTCGAATTAGGTGTAAAACCTGAGCGAGTTACACTGTTTATTACCACTTACAGCGTCGCCCTTGCGATTGTGGCTCCGCTATTTGGGGCGCTCTCGGATAAAGTAGGGCGCCGCGCTATCATCTTGCCTGCAATCGTGGTTTTTGGTGGTGCCTCTATCGCGACAGGGCTTGTCACTTCATTTGAGTTGGGTTTGGTTGCTCGAGTGATCACAGGTATTGCCAGTGCTGGCATGCTACCGATTGCGTTTGCCATCGCGGCAAGCTCTGGTGGAGATGCGCTAAAGCGGATCGGTTGGGTGCAAGCTGGTTTAACTCTTGGCATGATCTCAAGCCCTGCGTTTGGCGCGTTTTTAACGCATTTAATGTCGTGGCGAGCCGCTTTTATTGCACTCGGGATCGCCACTTGGGTTGTTGCGTTATTACTGACTGTAAACCGCCGTGCGATCCCAAATGACAAAGCTGTAGAAGGCACCAAGATATCAGTCAAGCTATGGCAAATACCAGGTGTTGTTGGCGCGTTACTTACCATGTGTATTGGTTTAGGTGGTGGTATTGGCTTGTTCAATTTGATTGGTCAGCACTTAAGAGATACACAAGCACTGTCAGTGTGGTTTATTGGTGTACTGTATGCCTTATTAGGCTTAGTGAGTGTTGCTGGAAATCTGATGATGCCAAAACTCGCAACCCATTTTGAAAGTGGGCGGCAGGTAATGCGTGCGTCACTGGTGGTCTGCCTCATCGCCAGTAGCGGTCTTTATTGGTATCAAGGTATCTCTCTCATACCGTTATACTTTTTGATGACACTTTGGGCATTGGCTGGCGGCATTGGTGCTCCAGCATTACAGGCATATATTTCAGAGCTTTCGCCTGCACATCGTGGTGTACTTATCTCACTGGCCATGAGCATGATGCACATTGGTGTGGCGATTTGGTCTGCCGTCGCGGGTTTTGCTTACAGCCTTGGTGTGGCTGCGATGGCGCTGCTTGCTATTATTTTGTTTAGTCTTGCCATTTTGTGTTTGCGCCCCGTAAAAGGCGCATCAATTTAG
- a CDS encoding LLM class flavin-dependent oxidoreductase encodes MTSLANMPFSLLELSPMKEQDTVSQTLANSVAYAQKADELGFKRFWMAEHHNMRGIVCAATSVLIGHIAGHTHNIRVGAGGVMLPNHPPLVIAEQFGTLESLYPGRIDLGLGRAPGSDPTTSRALRRDDRRAEQFDDEVAELQALLGPYDGRASVRAIPGENTKVPIWLLGSSLYSAQLAAKRGLPYAFAGHFAPRFVHDAIALYRRDFQPSEVLDKPYVMLGLPVVAADTDEQAQYLATTSKQRILALMRGQALWLKPPVDSMEGLWNAQEQMQVESFLGLSVVGGPATVHHKLNMIKRELAVDEFIFTNDLYELSDRKHALEILASLT; translated from the coding sequence ATGACTTCACTTGCTAACATGCCATTTTCTTTGCTCGAATTAAGCCCGATGAAAGAGCAAGATACCGTTTCACAAACCCTCGCTAACAGCGTGGCTTATGCGCAAAAAGCGGATGAACTTGGCTTTAAACGCTTTTGGATGGCTGAGCATCATAATATGCGTGGCATTGTCTGCGCAGCAACCTCCGTATTGATAGGGCATATTGCCGGACACACTCACAATATTCGGGTAGGGGCGGGTGGCGTGATGTTGCCAAACCATCCACCGTTAGTCATCGCTGAGCAGTTTGGCACCTTAGAAAGCCTCTATCCTGGACGCATTGATTTGGGATTAGGGCGCGCGCCTGGCAGCGATCCTACTACCAGCAGAGCACTGCGTCGCGATGACAGACGTGCAGAACAATTTGACGACGAAGTCGCTGAATTACAAGCCTTGCTCGGTCCTTATGATGGCAGAGCTTCAGTACGAGCCATTCCGGGCGAAAATACCAAGGTACCGATTTGGTTGCTTGGTTCGAGTCTTTATAGTGCCCAGCTCGCTGCAAAGCGTGGTCTACCATATGCGTTTGCGGGTCATTTTGCGCCACGATTCGTGCATGATGCTATCGCGCTTTATCGCCGCGATTTTCAACCATCAGAGGTATTAGATAAACCTTATGTAATGCTTGGTTTACCCGTAGTTGCAGCAGATACCGACGAGCAAGCGCAGTATTTAGCTACCACGTCAAAGCAACGTATCTTAGCGTTGATGCGAGGTCAGGCGTTATGGTTGAAACCCCCCGTTGACTCGATGGAGGGGCTGTGGAATGCCCAAGAGCAAATGCAAGTAGAGAGCTTTTTAGGCCTATCTGTGGTTGGAGGGCCCGCGACTGTCCATCATAAACTCAACATGATTAAACGTGAGTTAGCAGTCGATGAGTTTATTTTTACCAATGATTTATACGAGTTAAGCGATAGAAAACATGCGCTTGAGATCTTGGCGAGCTTAACATAG
- a CDS encoding nucleotide triphosphate diphosphatase NUDT15, with product MDQVVRVGVGVVVMHDNKILLGERIGAHGAHTWATPGGHLEYGEDIEACAIREVHEETGLDVVNVEKLGFTNDYFADEHKHYVTLFVMARCDTHNAEVKEPNKCKQWQWFSLDELPQPLFLPLVNFLEENNTLYQR from the coding sequence ATGGATCAAGTTGTACGCGTCGGGGTTGGCGTGGTCGTAATGCACGACAATAAAATTTTACTTGGTGAACGCATCGGTGCTCATGGCGCACATACTTGGGCAACGCCGGGTGGTCATTTAGAGTATGGAGAGGACATTGAGGCATGCGCAATAAGAGAGGTGCATGAAGAAACGGGGCTAGATGTTGTTAACGTTGAAAAGCTGGGTTTTACTAATGATTATTTTGCCGATGAGCATAAACATTATGTCACTCTGTTTGTCATGGCAAGGTGCGATACTCATAATGCAGAAGTTAAAGAGCCAAATAAATGCAAACAATGGCAGTGGTTTTCGCTTGATGAATTGCCACAGCCTCTGTTTTTGCCTTTGGTGAACTTTTTAGAAGAAAACAACACGCTTTATCAACGCTAA
- a CDS encoding LysR family transcriptional regulator — protein MENWDDFQLLLALKRTNTLRGAAKVLGVNHTTVSRRLHALNQRFSLDICMLSQGKVTFSELGLQLLSAAENMEACLAPHLSQIKTSVKQLKQQINLSTPPAILQFVLLDELHKFQQNNPFLTLSINTTYALSDLEKSEADVVIRASHVPDEHLVGHRLFPISLGYFMHKDYLDKRTSESVSWITASVTERPMWLLDTPYPNAPISLSIEDLVLRHQAASEGLGMIRGAHYIAKHFPNLIEFASASEHYADLWILTHPTKKSLPNVKRLISFLLKAMRSKQILIDCAK, from the coding sequence ATGGAAAACTGGGACGACTTTCAATTACTACTTGCATTAAAGCGTACCAATACACTCAGAGGTGCGGCCAAAGTTCTAGGCGTAAACCACACGACGGTATCTCGCAGGCTACATGCTTTAAATCAACGCTTTAGTCTTGATATATGCATGCTTTCGCAAGGCAAAGTCACGTTTTCTGAATTGGGGCTGCAGCTGCTCAGTGCCGCTGAAAACATGGAAGCCTGCCTTGCCCCTCACTTAAGCCAAATTAAAACTTCAGTTAAGCAGTTAAAGCAACAAATAAACTTATCTACCCCCCCAGCTATTTTGCAGTTTGTCTTGTTAGACGAATTGCATAAATTTCAGCAAAACAATCCTTTTCTCACGCTGTCGATTAATACTACCTATGCACTTTCCGATCTAGAGAAATCAGAAGCCGATGTCGTGATCCGAGCTTCTCACGTTCCGGATGAGCACTTAGTTGGTCACCGGCTATTTCCAATTTCACTTGGCTACTTCATGCATAAAGACTATCTCGATAAACGCACGAGTGAAAGCGTTTCTTGGATAACCGCCAGCGTAACAGAAAGACCGATGTGGCTACTTGATACACCCTATCCAAACGCCCCAATTTCTCTATCAATTGAAGATTTAGTGCTGCGTCATCAGGCTGCATCCGAAGGGCTCGGTATGATCAGAGGGGCGCACTATATTGCAAAGCATTTCCCTAATTTAATTGAATTTGCATCAGCGAGTGAACACTATGCAGATTTATGGATCTTAACCCATCCAACAAAAAAATCCTTACCCAACGTCAAGCGGCTTATCAGCTTTTTACTTAAGGCTATGCGCAGTAAACAAATACTGATCGACTGCGCAAAATAA
- a CDS encoding DUF7674 family protein, giving the protein MAKIEIKRLIKEIQLLFPEVVPLMAEHEKWATSFRMEAFANLTTYAFNNGELEAAAAHLDYINNKLTDASLPLRNFISAYYVEHLFWRATQRGIDLGWPLLPTNLKQFYLDFHGNIPTPRT; this is encoded by the coding sequence TTGGCAAAAATTGAAATTAAAAGGCTTATCAAAGAGATCCAACTCTTATTCCCTGAAGTTGTTCCTTTGATGGCTGAGCATGAAAAGTGGGCAACAAGCTTTCGCATGGAAGCGTTTGCAAACCTGACTACTTACGCCTTTAACAACGGTGAGTTAGAGGCCGCAGCGGCACATCTAGACTATATAAACAACAAGCTAACTGACGCAAGTCTACCACTGCGCAATTTTATTAGTGCGTATTACGTGGAGCATCTTTTTTGGCGTGCAACACAACGAGGTATAGATTTAGGATGGCCGCTGCTCCCTACCAACTTAAAACAGTTTTATCTCGACTTTCATGGAAACATACCTACCCCGAGGACTTAA